One window of the Rhipicephalus sanguineus isolate Rsan-2018 chromosome 2, BIME_Rsan_1.4, whole genome shotgun sequence genome contains the following:
- the LOC119384011 gene encoding heat shock protein beta-6 isoform X1, protein MAPERRVPIQKSDLSILDNEFSSIRERFEAEMRKMEEEMSRFRSQLMDHERDFFAKSNAPLQVGPGAPGGPPGAVQPAAAGSGQLPPGMGAASKTWLDSMNSPLIQDAEDGTKQLKLRFDVSQYAPEEIVVKTIDNRLQVHAKHEEKSENRSVYREYNREFLLPKGTNPEQIKSQLSKDGVLTIEAPLPALEAPNKERNIPIDKKPSGSKSSGSESEE, encoded by the exons ATGGCCCCCGAACGACGCGTGCCCATCCAGAAGTCCGACCTCAGCATCCTGGACAATGAGTTCAGCTCGATCCGGGAGCGTTTCGAGGCCGAGATGCGCAAGATGGAGGAGGAGATGTCGCGCTTCCGCTCCCAGCTCATGGACCACGAGCGCGACTTCTTCGCCAAGAGCAATGCGCCGCTCCAGGTGGGTCCGGGCGCCCCAGGAGGGCCCCCCGGTGCTGTGCAACCTGCTGCTGCA GGATCGGGCCAGCTGCCACCAGGCATGGGCGCGGCCAGCAAGACCTGGCTGGACAGCATGAACTCGCCGCTCATTCAGGATGCCGAGGACGGAACCAAGCAGCTCAAGCTGCGCTTCGACGTCTCCCAGTACGCCCCTGAAGAGATTGTCGTCAAGACCATCGACAACAGGCTGCAG GTGCACGCCAAACACGAGGAAAAGTCTGAGAACCGGTCTGTATATCGGGAGTACAACCGGGAGTTCCTTCTGCCCAAGGGCACCAACCCTGAGCAGATCAAGTCGCAACTCTCCAAGGATGGCGTGCTCACAATAGAGGCCCCACTGCCTGCCCTCGAGGCACCCAACAAGGAGCGCAACATCCCCATTGACAAGAA
- the LOC119384011 gene encoding protein lethal(2)essential for life isoform X2 has product MAPERRVPIQKSDLSILDNEFSSIRERFEAEMRKMEEEMSRFRSQLMDHERDFFAKSNAPLQGSGQLPPGMGAASKTWLDSMNSPLIQDAEDGTKQLKLRFDVSQYAPEEIVVKTIDNRLQVHAKHEEKSENRSVYREYNREFLLPKGTNPEQIKSQLSKDGVLTIEAPLPALEAPNKERNIPIDKKPSGSKSSGSESEE; this is encoded by the exons ATGGCCCCCGAACGACGCGTGCCCATCCAGAAGTCCGACCTCAGCATCCTGGACAATGAGTTCAGCTCGATCCGGGAGCGTTTCGAGGCCGAGATGCGCAAGATGGAGGAGGAGATGTCGCGCTTCCGCTCCCAGCTCATGGACCACGAGCGCGACTTCTTCGCCAAGAGCAATGCGCCGCTCCAG GGATCGGGCCAGCTGCCACCAGGCATGGGCGCGGCCAGCAAGACCTGGCTGGACAGCATGAACTCGCCGCTCATTCAGGATGCCGAGGACGGAACCAAGCAGCTCAAGCTGCGCTTCGACGTCTCCCAGTACGCCCCTGAAGAGATTGTCGTCAAGACCATCGACAACAGGCTGCAG GTGCACGCCAAACACGAGGAAAAGTCTGAGAACCGGTCTGTATATCGGGAGTACAACCGGGAGTTCCTTCTGCCCAAGGGCACCAACCCTGAGCAGATCAAGTCGCAACTCTCCAAGGATGGCGTGCTCACAATAGAGGCCCCACTGCCTGCCCTCGAGGCACCCAACAAGGAGCGCAACATCCCCATTGACAAGAA